TCTGGAGTGCTCTACTTGGCAAATATTTTTCAACTCATCATTCACTGTCTCAATGATAGAGCGCTTTCTAAGTAAAATTTTATCGTTCATCTCCATCAAACTGTTCTTCATATTATTGCGAATACTGGTGATTAATTGAATTCCATCTACAAATAATAATTGGGTCAATTTTTCGCTGATATAACCTTTATCTCCGAGCAACTTCCCAAAAATAGACTGTAAAAAAGATTCATTTTTCAACGGTTCTCTATCATCAACATTTGCCTGTGTTACACAAAAACTTAAAAGTTCACCTTTGTCATTGATGATGATATGAAGTTTGAAACCATGAAACCAACCCATGGTAGATTTTCCTGTGGTAGCAATATCTTTGAACACTTTGTTCCGTTTTATCCTTTTATTTTTACAAACTCTTATTGGTGTGCTGTCTACAAAAGATATTCCTGTGCAAGTTCCTAAACAACAGGTTTTTGCAAATAGCGTCATAGGCATCAATGCAGACTGCATTAATTCTACAAAGCGATTATAGGAAACAGTTTGGGGGAAATCTTGTGTCATATGTTTTTGCACATAATAAATATAAAAATGTTTAAAAGTCCTAAAACCACTCAGATGAAAAAGCAGCGTAATTGTGATGACTTCAGAAGTGCTCATTCTGGGTTTCTTTTTTGGTTTGTTTCCAAGGAGGAAAGGTTCTGAAAATTTTTCAAAATCTTCACAAAACTCATCAACAATACAAAAAATATCCGTAATTTTATCAAAACAAATCATAAGGCAAATTTTAGTTAAATCATTATCTATCATCAACTTAAAGATACTAATTTTTGCCTTTTATTGCAAGTTTTTTATTCTAAATTTACAATCGAACTCAGGTTAAAAAGTTATTTCCGAAAATTATTTTTGAGCTTTTAAGGGCTCAAAAATTTTTCAGAATAACTTTTTAACTTACACAGTTAGTGAAACACTACCGTATTTTTTCTTTCTCCTCCCTATAAGGATCATCAACCCCTGCGTTAATTTCAGCTACAAAAAGACTCTTTTCTTTTAAATACACATTCCGGACTGATATTCGCCCTATGTCTCCAAGTTCTATATGCTGGAAAATGTAATACCACCGTCCGTATAATAATTCTTTTCTTACTTTTATTTCCAATGGAACAAGATCTTCCATTTCTTTTCTTAAACTTTCTGAATTTTTCATATTTCACTTGAAGTTTTAAACAAAAATATCAAAAGTTAACCTAAATTTATTTGTGATCCATTCTTTAATAGTCGGAAAAAACAATTTATTTCTTCCCTTTTTTGAAATCCTGATAGCCTTTGTAATAGACCTCTAATGATTTGCTGTCTTTAGGGTTCGACTTCTGCCACGCCCTGAGAACCTGCGACTGCTCTACATAACTATCCCATTTAGTTTTTTCTACAATTACATTTCCGCCCTGGTTAATTTCCTGAAGAACCTCGCCCCTGATCTCTTGTTTGGTGCGTACACTTTCTTTATAATATTTTATTCCGGAATAACCGCCAAATAGAGCCAATCCCCACCCCGAAAGCATCACAAACAGCGAAATGTACAGAACAGGTTTATAAGGGGTCGGCTCACGAAACGGAACATATTTAGGGTTAAGGATGGCGTCTATCAATAATACATAGATCAATACACTAAATCTATAAAACTTTTTAAGATGTACTTTGCAAAATTCGATAAATTGTAGCCGGATGAACTTTGAATGTGTCAGCCACTAGTTTAACAGAGTTCCCATTATTTATAAGAGTTTTGACTGCTTCTTTTTGTTCTGAATTAAATTTTTTAGGCCTTCCGAATTCTATCCCGTTTTTCATAGCCAGTTTTCTTCCGGCAGAAGTTCTTTCAATAATCAGTTCTCTTTCAAACTCTGCTATTCCTGCAAATATTGTCAAAATCATTTTTCCTCCGGGACTGGAAGAATCAGCCCAAGACTCCGACAGGGATTGGAAAGAAGCTCCTGCATGATTAATTTTATCGCAGATATTCAAAAGTTCTTTAGTAGACCTGGCTAATCTGTCAAGTTTCCAAATAATAACCTGATCCCCTTCACGAAGTTGTTCCATCATCTTTTCCAGTTCTATTCTTTTAGAATGGACTCCGGTTATTTTCTCCTGAAATATTTTTTTACAGCCTGCTTTCTCCAATTCTTGTAACTGGATATTTAAATTTTGATCCTGGGTAGAAACCCTTGCATATCCTATTTTCATTTT
The window above is part of the Chryseobacterium sp. 7 genome. Proteins encoded here:
- a CDS encoding IS982 family transposase, with product MICFDKITDIFCIVDEFCEDFEKFSEPFLLGNKPKKKPRMSTSEVITITLLFHLSGFRTFKHFYIYYVQKHMTQDFPQTVSYNRFVELMQSALMPMTLFAKTCCLGTCTGISFVDSTPIRVCKNKRIKRNKVFKDIATTGKSTMGWFHGFKLHIIINDKGELLSFCVTQANVDDREPLKNESFLQSIFGKLLGDKGYISEKLTQLLFVDGIQLITSIRNNMKNSLMEMNDKILLRKRSIIETVNDELKNICQVEHSRHRSVVNFMTNLVTGIIAYNFLPKKPSLKYETLKTNQLAMFF
- a CDS encoding recombinase family protein — encoded protein: MKIGYARVSTQDQNLNIQLQELEKAGCKKIFQEKITGVHSKRIELEKMMEQLREGDQVIIWKLDRLARSTKELLNICDKINHAGASFQSLSESWADSSSPGGKMILTIFAGIAEFERELIIERTSAGRKLAMKNGIEFGRPKKFNSEQKEAVKTLINNGNSVKLVADTFKVHPATIYRILQSTS